One window of the Brevibacterium limosum genome contains the following:
- the ctaC gene encoding aa3-type cytochrome oxidase subunit II, translated as MDSPNQSGPQRSWAKRLGILSAVLIPVLLSGCTKEQIATGFFPVESKGATNHTDAYTALWNGGWIALLIVGIIVWGLMLWAMVAYRRRKNDRGLPVQLRYSMPIEILFTVTPIILVLGFFFQNVQVMEKTVDDRTPGEQVIEVAAKQWAWDFNYETENVYYGSKQVELDGTPEPAKKVPTLYLPVDTDLEIRLHSRDVIHSFWVPAFLEKRDMIPGRDQSLHLRAEKEGEYVGKCAELCGEYHSEMLFNVKVVSKAEYQEYTQSLADQGNTGQLGSEYDRNWYPKEGAEK; from the coding sequence GTGGATTCTCCGAATCAGTCAGGACCGCAGCGGTCCTGGGCGAAGCGGCTCGGCATTCTGAGCGCAGTATTGATACCGGTACTGCTATCGGGTTGCACCAAAGAGCAGATCGCCACGGGATTTTTCCCCGTCGAATCGAAAGGCGCTACGAACCACACGGACGCCTATACAGCGCTGTGGAACGGCGGTTGGATCGCGCTTCTCATCGTCGGAATCATCGTGTGGGGCCTCATGCTGTGGGCGATGGTCGCCTATCGCCGCCGCAAGAATGATCGTGGACTGCCAGTGCAGTTGCGCTACAGCATGCCGATTGAAATCCTCTTCACTGTGACTCCGATCATTCTCGTGCTCGGATTCTTCTTCCAGAACGTCCAGGTTATGGAAAAGACCGTCGACGACAGGACTCCCGGTGAGCAGGTCATCGAAGTCGCTGCCAAGCAGTGGGCGTGGGATTTCAACTACGAGACCGAGAACGTCTACTACGGCAGCAAACAGGTCGAACTCGATGGCACTCCGGAGCCAGCAAAAAAGGTGCCGACCCTATATCTTCCCGTCGACACCGACCTGGAGATCCGCCTGCATTCTCGTGATGTCATTCACTCTTTCTGGGTTCCTGCGTTCCTCGAGAAGCGCGATATGATTCCCGGGCGCGACCAGAGTCTGCACTTGCGTGCGGAGAAGGAAGGCGAGTACGTCGGCAAGTGTGCCGAACTGTGCGGTGAGTACCACTCGGAGATGCTGTTCAATGTGAAGGTCGTATCCAAGGCGGAGTACCAGGAGTACACACAGTCGCTTGCCGATCAGGGCAACACAGGCCAGCTGGGTTCGGAGTACGATCGCAACTGGTACCCGAAAGAAGGTGCTGAGAAATGA
- the aat gene encoding leucyl/phenylalanyl-tRNA--protein transferase translates to MDLEDLRAVSYTATQPQVLLSYRAGLFPMGVGHGGTGRMGWWAPRRRGVLFPGDLRVTKSLRKSMKHFTFTTNRAFMHVIRSCADPARTGSWITEEMIELYQGLHDDGWAHSVEVWNDDELVGGLYGVAIGSFFAGESMFHTQRDASKAALAHLVGLFDGVDVDSRHRGANSADEDTGPGGWLIDTQWQTSHLSTLGVSEISGLEYSAHLDSALRGRICQDILNK, encoded by the coding sequence ATGGACCTGGAGGATCTGCGTGCCGTGTCATATACGGCAACGCAGCCCCAGGTCCTTTTGTCGTATCGGGCCGGACTCTTCCCCATGGGGGTCGGCCACGGGGGCACCGGTCGGATGGGATGGTGGGCGCCACGACGACGTGGAGTTCTGTTTCCCGGTGACCTGCGCGTGACGAAGAGCCTGCGCAAATCGATGAAGCACTTCACCTTCACCACCAACCGCGCCTTCATGCACGTCATCCGCTCGTGTGCCGACCCAGCGCGGACGGGCAGCTGGATCACCGAGGAGATGATCGAGCTCTACCAGGGCCTCCACGACGACGGGTGGGCGCATTCGGTCGAAGTCTGGAACGACGATGAGCTCGTCGGCGGACTCTACGGAGTCGCCATCGGTTCGTTCTTCGCCGGCGAATCGATGTTTCACACTCAGCGGGACGCCTCGAAGGCCGCGCTGGCCCACCTCGTCGGACTCTTCGACGGCGTCGACGTCGACAGCCGACATCGCGGGGCGAACTCGGCGGATGAGGACACCGGACCGGGGGGCTGGCTCATTGACACTCAGTGGCAGACATCACATTTGTCCACGCTCGGCGTGTCGGAGATCAGCGGCCTCGAATACTCCGCGCACCTAGATTCCGCGCTCAGGGGCCGCATCTGTCAGGATATTCTCAACAAATGA
- a CDS encoding HesB/IscA family protein, protein MTVTEKAEATHEVELSSTAADKVRSLLEQEGRDDLRLRVAVQPGGCSGLIYQLYFDERFLDGDAVRDFDGVEVIVDRMSVPYLSGSTIDFSDTIEKQGFTIDNPNAGGSCACGDSFH, encoded by the coding sequence ATGACTGTGACCGAAAAAGCAGAAGCCACCCACGAGGTGGAGCTGTCGTCGACCGCTGCCGACAAGGTCCGCAGCCTGCTGGAACAGGAAGGTCGTGACGACCTGCGCCTGCGCGTGGCTGTCCAGCCCGGCGGATGTTCCGGACTGATCTATCAGCTCTATTTCGATGAGCGTTTCCTCGACGGAGACGCAGTCCGCGACTTCGACGGCGTCGAGGTCATCGTCGACCGGATGAGCGTTCCCTACCTCAGCGGTTCGACCATCGACTTCTCCGACACCATCGAGAAGCAGGGCTTCACCATCGACAACCCCAACGCCGGCGGATCCTGCGCCTGCGGAGACTCGTTCCACTGA
- a CDS encoding dipeptidase has protein sequence MSESTSALDSAQLHAELDAIFEEVLGNLTDLVAIPSVAWPSFDAANVTASAEAVAGLASDLGLDVDILSADQPDGTPGYPAVVASVPAPEGAPTVLLYAHHDVQPPGRAEDWDTEPFVATRKGDRLFGRGAADDKAGIMVHLTALRLLADRLGVGVTLFFEGEEEAGSPSFRNFLETYRDRLRADVIVVADSGNWAAGTPALTTSLRGMCAVEFEVSTLDHAVHSGMYGGVAPDAMLAMTKLLATLHDDNGSVAVAGLHSSAETSIDYDEATLRTDSGVLAETELIGAGTLASRLWTQPSITVIGLDIPDVAVSSNTLQSSLKAKLSIRLAPGDTPASAVKAVEEHLRANLPFGAQLSIGETEGGSPWQADENDPVVRTARQALTDAWGTESVTMGIGGSIPFIADLLDVFPSASILVTGVEDPDARAHSANESLYLPDFKAAIVAEALLLQRLGDQG, from the coding sequence ATGAGCGAATCGACTTCAGCACTTGACAGTGCACAATTGCATGCCGAACTGGACGCCATCTTCGAGGAGGTCCTCGGCAATCTCACGGATCTCGTAGCCATTCCCTCCGTCGCCTGGCCGAGCTTCGACGCCGCGAATGTCACGGCCAGCGCCGAGGCGGTCGCCGGCTTGGCCAGCGACCTCGGCCTCGACGTCGACATCCTCAGCGCCGACCAGCCCGACGGAACCCCTGGATACCCGGCCGTCGTGGCCTCCGTGCCGGCGCCCGAAGGCGCCCCGACCGTCCTCCTCTACGCCCATCACGACGTGCAGCCGCCCGGACGCGCCGAGGATTGGGACACCGAACCCTTCGTCGCCACCCGGAAGGGCGACCGTCTCTTCGGCCGTGGAGCCGCCGACGACAAGGCGGGGATCATGGTCCATCTCACGGCTCTGCGGCTGCTGGCCGACCGCCTCGGTGTGGGTGTGACGCTCTTCTTCGAAGGCGAGGAAGAAGCTGGCAGCCCGAGCTTCCGCAATTTCCTCGAGACCTACCGGGACCGTCTGCGTGCCGATGTCATCGTCGTCGCCGATTCGGGCAACTGGGCCGCGGGCACTCCGGCCCTGACGACGAGTCTGCGCGGAATGTGCGCCGTCGAATTCGAGGTCTCCACGCTCGACCACGCCGTGCACTCGGGAATGTACGGGGGAGTGGCACCGGATGCGATGCTCGCGATGACGAAGCTGCTGGCCACCCTCCACGACGACAACGGCTCCGTTGCTGTCGCCGGCCTGCACTCGAGCGCGGAGACGTCCATCGACTACGACGAGGCGACTCTGCGCACCGACTCCGGAGTGCTCGCGGAGACCGAGCTCATCGGCGCAGGCACCTTGGCCTCCCGTCTGTGGACCCAGCCGTCGATCACCGTCATCGGCCTCGACATTCCCGATGTGGCGGTCTCCTCGAATACCCTGCAGTCCTCACTGAAGGCCAAGCTCTCGATCCGACTCGCGCCCGGGGACACCCCCGCCTCGGCGGTCAAGGCCGTCGAAGAGCACTTGCGCGCGAATCTGCCCTTCGGCGCGCAGCTGAGCATCGGTGAGACCGAGGGCGGAAGCCCCTGGCAGGCCGACGAGAACGACCCCGTGGTCCGGACCGCCCGCCAGGCGCTCACCGACGCATGGGGCACCGAATCGGTGACGATGGGCATCGGCGGATCGATTCCCTTCATCGCCGATCTGCTCGATGTGTTTCCCAGCGCATCGATCCTCGTCACGGGCGTCGAAGATCCCGACGCCAGGGCCCACAGCGCCAACGAATCGCTCTACCTGCCCGATTTCAAGGCCGCGATCGTCGCCGAAGCACTGCTGCTGCAGCGCCTCGGCGACCAAGGATGA
- a CDS encoding DUF3043 domain-containing protein, producing the protein MFGSKKSRAEDETSASQPVHDDLSAEADARRDAEAKKGRPTPKRSQQESARRQPLVNKDRKVANRQAKEQQRQERDRARIGMMNGEEKYLTRRDKGPQRRYIRDYIDARFSIGEIFIPAAILILVIAFTQPVQIQQYFTYAVWGLIALIVLDGFVLNYILKNRLRSKFGEVERGITFYAVMRSIQLRPLRMPKPQVKRRQYPE; encoded by the coding sequence GTGTTCGGAAGCAAAAAATCTCGCGCGGAGGACGAAACCTCTGCCTCTCAGCCAGTCCATGACGACCTCTCCGCAGAAGCCGACGCCCGTCGCGATGCGGAAGCGAAGAAGGGACGGCCCACGCCCAAGCGCAGCCAACAGGAGTCTGCGCGCCGTCAGCCCTTGGTGAACAAGGATCGCAAGGTTGCGAACAGACAAGCCAAGGAACAGCAGCGGCAGGAGCGTGATCGCGCGCGCATCGGCATGATGAACGGTGAGGAGAAGTACCTCACCCGCCGTGACAAAGGACCTCAGCGTCGGTACATCCGCGACTACATCGATGCTCGCTTCTCGATCGGCGAGATCTTCATCCCCGCCGCGATCCTCATCCTCGTCATCGCCTTCACCCAGCCGGTGCAGATTCAGCAGTACTTCACCTATGCGGTCTGGGGACTCATCGCGCTGATCGTCCTCGACGGGTTCGTGCTCAACTACATCCTGAAGAACCGACTGCGCAGTAAGTTCGGCGAAGTCGAACGGGGAATCACCTTCTATGCCGTCATGCGAAGCATCCAGCTGCGTCCGCTGCGCATGCCCAAGCCGCAGGTCAAGCGCCGTCAGTACCCCGAGTGA
- a CDS encoding quinone-dependent dihydroorotate dehydrogenase has protein sequence MYSLIFRLLFVPMDAERAHHLSFTALRFLDSVPLLGRLLRFVCARGTVRPVEVMGLPFANRVGLAAGFDKNGVGVRALSSLGFGHIEVGTITAHAQPGNDQPRLFRLRKNLALLNRMGFNNDGARQASFNIAAERTKIDALPQRLRPIVGINIGKTKVVEAADAVSDYASSTRALAPLADYLVINVSSPNTPGLRDLQSTSSLEPIITAVRDTAAEVVDSPRSTLGHVPLLVKIAPDLADEDVVEICDLALRTGVDGLITTNTTIDRSVLTGAEAKFAEGQAGGISGRPVAERSLEVLRLVKKHVGDELTVISVGGVADAKDARARVVAGADLVQVYSEMIYSGPFFPGRIVRGLESSRLLTRGTDGA, from the coding sequence GTGTACTCATTGATCTTCAGACTCCTCTTCGTTCCGATGGATGCCGAACGGGCCCATCACCTCTCGTTCACCGCTCTGCGGTTCCTCGATTCCGTGCCTCTGCTCGGACGACTGCTCCGCTTCGTCTGTGCCCGCGGCACAGTCAGACCGGTCGAGGTGATGGGTCTGCCGTTCGCCAATCGGGTCGGCCTGGCCGCAGGTTTCGATAAGAACGGAGTAGGTGTCCGCGCACTGTCCTCCCTAGGCTTCGGCCATATCGAGGTCGGAACGATCACCGCCCACGCCCAGCCGGGCAATGATCAGCCCCGGCTGTTCCGTCTGCGGAAGAACCTCGCCCTTCTCAACCGGATGGGGTTCAACAATGACGGAGCCCGGCAGGCTTCGTTCAACATCGCCGCCGAACGGACGAAGATCGACGCCCTCCCGCAGCGGCTGCGTCCCATCGTGGGCATCAACATCGGCAAGACGAAGGTCGTCGAGGCGGCCGATGCAGTTTCCGACTATGCCTCTTCGACCCGTGCGCTGGCTCCCTTGGCCGACTATCTCGTCATCAATGTCAGTTCACCGAACACCCCCGGTCTGCGGGATCTGCAGTCCACGAGCAGCCTGGAGCCGATCATCACCGCAGTCCGCGACACCGCCGCCGAGGTGGTGGACAGTCCGCGATCGACGCTGGGACATGTGCCCCTGCTGGTCAAGATCGCACCGGACCTGGCCGATGAGGATGTCGTCGAAATCTGCGATCTCGCTCTGCGCACCGGAGTCGACGGACTCATCACGACCAACACGACGATCGACCGGTCCGTGCTGACCGGTGCCGAGGCGAAGTTCGCCGAAGGCCAGGCCGGTGGAATCTCCGGACGCCCCGTGGCCGAACGCTCGCTCGAAGTGCTGCGTCTGGTGAAGAAGCATGTGGGCGATGAGCTCACCGTCATCTCCGTCGGGGGAGTCGCGGATGCGAAAGACGCCCGGGCACGAGTGGTCGCGGGCGCCGATCTGGTTCAGGTCTATTCGGAGATGATCTACTCCGGTCCGTTCTTCCCCGGCCGCATCGTCCGCGGCCTCGAGTCGAGCCGACTGCTCACTCGGGGTACTGACGGCGCTTGA
- a CDS encoding leucyl aminopeptidase: MAGATTLSSYSTTSPVKATASVLVLAAADSKVLGLEGAKAAKTALDAAAQAIGFSGKAGSTARIPAPKGIAADSVLLVGLGDFDPDDSDVAATAESLRRGAGAALRVLDGVESIALALPATTPAEVEAVTVGAGLGAYRFLDYRSEDRTPGAITVIGSKGKTFTAAHDAGEVIAAATNRARDLVNTPPLDLYPESYAEIVKDQAKDRKLKVTVLGEKELKAGSYGGIIGVGQGSTRGPRLVKVEYAPRGAKRHLSFVGKGITFDSGGISLKPAKSMEDMKSDMAGSAAVVQALFGIADLKLPVRVTAWLPMAENMPGSSAQRPSDVLKMRSGKTVEVTNTDAEGRLVLADALTDAGEENPDLLIDVATLTGAQIVALGERTSGVMGSEAARAEVIASASVAGEQMWAMPIPEEMLSGFDSTAADLTNSGPRPGGMLAAAAFLREFVGEDANWAHIDIAGPSFNGSAPFGYTPKAATGAAVRTLIEIAKAKA; the protein is encoded by the coding sequence ATGGCTGGTGCAACCACCCTCAGCAGCTACTCCACGACCTCACCGGTGAAGGCCACCGCCTCCGTACTGGTGCTGGCAGCAGCGGACTCGAAGGTCCTCGGGCTCGAAGGCGCAAAGGCGGCGAAGACCGCGCTTGACGCCGCGGCCCAGGCGATCGGGTTCAGCGGAAAGGCCGGATCCACCGCTCGTATTCCCGCTCCGAAGGGTATCGCCGCCGACTCCGTCCTGCTCGTCGGACTCGGCGACTTCGATCCCGATGACTCCGATGTCGCCGCAACCGCTGAATCGCTGCGTCGCGGCGCTGGGGCGGCGCTGCGCGTACTCGACGGTGTCGAGTCGATCGCTCTGGCCCTGCCCGCCACTACTCCGGCCGAAGTCGAAGCGGTCACAGTCGGCGCCGGACTCGGCGCCTACCGGTTCCTCGACTACCGCAGCGAAGACAGGACGCCGGGAGCCATCACCGTCATCGGCTCCAAGGGCAAGACCTTCACCGCCGCCCATGACGCCGGCGAAGTCATCGCCGCAGCGACGAACAGGGCACGCGACCTCGTCAACACTCCCCCGCTCGATCTCTACCCCGAGTCCTACGCAGAGATCGTCAAGGACCAGGCCAAGGACCGCAAGCTCAAGGTCACCGTCCTCGGCGAGAAGGAGCTCAAGGCCGGAAGCTACGGAGGAATCATCGGCGTCGGCCAGGGTTCGACCCGCGGGCCCCGCCTCGTCAAGGTCGAATACGCGCCACGCGGAGCCAAGCGCCATCTCAGCTTCGTCGGCAAGGGCATCACCTTCGACTCCGGCGGCATCTCACTCAAGCCCGCGAAGAGCATGGAGGACATGAAGTCCGATATGGCCGGTTCCGCGGCCGTCGTGCAGGCGCTCTTCGGCATCGCCGACCTCAAGCTCCCGGTGCGGGTCACCGCGTGGCTGCCGATGGCCGAGAACATGCCCGGGTCTTCGGCACAGCGCCCCAGCGATGTACTGAAGATGCGCAGCGGCAAGACCGTCGAGGTCACGAACACCGATGCCGAAGGCCGACTCGTCCTCGCCGATGCGCTCACCGACGCCGGGGAGGAGAACCCGGACCTGCTCATCGACGTAGCCACACTCACCGGCGCTCAGATCGTCGCACTCGGCGAACGCACCTCCGGAGTCATGGGCTCCGAGGCCGCACGGGCAGAGGTCATCGCCTCGGCGTCCGTGGCCGGTGAACAGATGTGGGCGATGCCGATCCCCGAGGAGATGCTCTCCGGATTCGACTCCACCGCCGCCGATCTCACGAACTCAGGACCGCGCCCCGGCGGCATGCTCGCCGCTGCGGCGTTCCTGCGTGAGTTCGTCGGAGAGGATGCGAACTGGGCGCATATCGACATCGCCGGACCGAGCTTCAACGGGTCAGCACCCTTCGGCTACACACCGAAGGCCGCGACCGGAGCCGCGGTGCGCACCCTCATCGAAATCGCGAAGGCGAAGGCCTGA
- the lpdA gene encoding dihydrolipoyl dehydrogenase, whose translation MSDELTYDLVVLGGGTGGYAAALRAAELDMKVALIERDKVGGTCLHRGCVPTKALLHAAEVAETAKNSETFGIEAEFKGIDIAKVLEYKDGVITRNYKGLQGLVKARGIDTYFGTGKLVGKDTVEVTGEDGNHTVKGTNVLLSTGSTSKTIGLEVTDRVITSTEALQLDKVPSSAIVLGGGVIGVEFASVWNSFGADVTIVEGLKHLVANEDETISKNLERAFKKRKIKFKLGVMFKGVEETADGVKVTLEDGSTLEAEYLLVAVGRGPVTEGFGFEEQGIPMDRGFVLANERLHTGVGNIYACGDIVPGLQLAHRAFGQGIFIAEEIAGLNPAPVVESGIPRVTYCEPEIFSVGLSSAQAEEKYGKDQVEALEYNLGGNGKSVILNTTGLIKVIREKDGPVVGVHGIGARLSEQAGEAQLIVNWEAFPEEVAQLIHAHPTQNEALGEAHLALAGKPLHFHS comes from the coding sequence GTGAGTGACGAATTGACCTACGACCTTGTCGTTCTGGGTGGCGGAACCGGTGGCTATGCCGCTGCTCTGCGAGCCGCAGAGCTCGACATGAAGGTCGCTTTGATCGAACGCGACAAGGTGGGAGGCACCTGCCTGCACCGTGGCTGCGTTCCGACGAAGGCTCTTCTGCACGCCGCAGAAGTCGCCGAGACCGCCAAGAACTCCGAGACCTTCGGCATCGAAGCCGAGTTCAAGGGGATCGACATCGCCAAGGTGCTCGAGTACAAGGACGGGGTCATCACCCGCAACTACAAGGGTCTGCAGGGTCTGGTCAAGGCTCGCGGAATCGACACCTACTTCGGCACCGGCAAGCTCGTCGGCAAAGACACTGTCGAGGTCACCGGCGAAGACGGCAACCACACCGTCAAGGGCACGAACGTTCTGCTCTCGACCGGTTCGACATCGAAGACCATCGGACTCGAGGTCACCGACCGCGTGATCACGAGCACCGAGGCTCTCCAGCTCGACAAGGTCCCGAGCTCGGCCATCGTGCTCGGCGGCGGCGTCATCGGCGTCGAGTTCGCCAGCGTCTGGAACTCCTTCGGAGCTGACGTCACGATCGTCGAGGGCCTCAAGCACCTCGTCGCCAACGAGGACGAGACCATCTCGAAGAACCTCGAGCGCGCCTTCAAGAAGCGCAAGATCAAGTTCAAGCTCGGAGTCATGTTCAAGGGCGTCGAAGAGACCGCCGACGGTGTCAAGGTCACCCTCGAAGACGGTTCGACGCTCGAAGCCGAGTACCTCCTCGTGGCCGTCGGCCGCGGTCCGGTCACCGAGGGCTTCGGATTCGAAGAGCAGGGCATCCCGATGGATCGCGGATTCGTCCTGGCCAACGAACGTCTCCACACCGGCGTCGGCAACATCTACGCCTGCGGCGATATCGTCCCCGGACTCCAGCTGGCCCACCGAGCATTCGGTCAGGGCATCTTCATCGCCGAGGAGATCGCCGGCCTCAACCCGGCACCGGTCGTCGAATCCGGCATCCCCCGCGTGACCTACTGCGAACCCGAGATCTTCTCCGTCGGACTCTCCTCGGCACAGGCCGAAGAGAAGTACGGCAAGGATCAGGTCGAAGCACTCGAGTACAACCTCGGCGGCAACGGCAAGTCCGTGATCCTGAACACGACAGGTCTGATCAAGGTCATCCGCGAAAAGGACGGTCCGGTCGTGGGCGTGCACGGAATCGGAGCGCGTCTGTCCGAGCAAGCCGGTGAGGCACAGCTCATCGTCAATTGGGAAGCATTCCCCGAGGAAGTCGCGCAGCTCATCCACGCGCACCCCACGCAGAACGAAGCACTCGGCGAGGCCCACCTGGCCCTGGCCGGAAAACCCCTGCACTTCCACTCATAA
- the sucB gene encoding 2-oxoglutarate dehydrogenase, E2 component, dihydrolipoamide succinyltransferase, with the protein MSNSVQMPALGESVTEGTVTRWLKEVGEEVEVDEPLLEVSTDKVDTEIPSPYAGTLEKILAEEDDVVEVGGDLAYIGDGSGTSSDEEAPAEEPAEEPAEAPAEEAPAEEPAEAPAEEAPAEEAPAHEAPAADEAPTEESAPAASDSGSSEGTEITMPALGESVTEGTVTRWLKDVGEEVEVDEPLLEVSTDKVDTEVPSPVAGVVQAHLADEDDTVEVGAPLARIGSGAPSESAPAEEAPKEEAPAEAAPKEEAPKEDAPAEEAPKQEALKEEAPKQESAPKPAAAASAQSASAAQAEEPVDAAAQAPAAADTVGENAAYVTPLVRRLAREKGVDLSQVTGTGVGGRIRKQDVEAAAKSAPAAAPAAQSGAPAAASKAPFKVEIPEEVAKLRGTTEKASRIRQTIAKRMSESLDVSAQLTQVIEVDMSRVVKLRKANKEAFQAKHGSKLTYLPFFAKAIVEALQVHPKVNAQYDLESQQITYFDHEHLAVAVDTPRGLLVPVIKDAGDLSVAGLSKAIDDVADRTRNNKIMPDELSGGTFTVTNIGSVGALFDTPIINQPQMGIIGTGAIVRRPIAVKTVDGDEAIAIRDMVYLPLTYNHQLVDGADAGRFLQTIKARLEEGNFEADLDL; encoded by the coding sequence ATGTCGAATTCCGTTCAGATGCCGGCTCTCGGAGAGTCGGTCACCGAGGGCACTGTCACTCGCTGGCTCAAGGAAGTGGGCGAAGAAGTCGAGGTAGACGAGCCATTGCTCGAAGTGTCGACCGACAAGGTCGACACGGAGATCCCCAGCCCGTATGCCGGCACCCTCGAGAAGATCCTCGCCGAAGAAGATGACGTGGTCGAGGTCGGCGGCGACCTCGCCTACATCGGCGACGGCAGCGGTACGTCCTCCGACGAGGAAGCACCGGCCGAGGAACCCGCCGAGGAGCCTGCTGAGGCACCTGCCGAAGAAGCCCCTGCTGAAGAGCCTGCTGAGGCACCTGCCGAAGAAGCCCCTGCTGAAGAGGCTCCCGCTCACGAAGCACCGGCAGCCGATGAGGCACCGACGGAGGAATCCGCTCCTGCCGCTTCTGATTCCGGTTCCTCCGAAGGCACCGAGATCACGATGCCCGCGCTCGGCGAGTCCGTCACCGAAGGCACCGTGACCCGTTGGCTCAAGGACGTCGGCGAAGAGGTCGAGGTCGACGAACCTCTGCTCGAGGTCTCCACCGACAAGGTCGACACCGAGGTCCCCTCCCCCGTCGCCGGAGTCGTTCAGGCTCACCTCGCAGACGAGGACGACACCGTCGAGGTCGGAGCGCCTCTGGCTCGCATCGGTTCCGGTGCCCCGTCCGAATCCGCACCGGCCGAGGAAGCCCCCAAGGAAGAAGCTCCCGCCGAGGCTGCCCCCAAGGAAGAAGCTCCCAAGGAGGACGCTCCTGCCGAAGAGGCACCGAAGCAGGAGGCTCTCAAGGAGGAGGCGCCGAAGCAGGAGTCGGCTCCCAAGCCGGCCGCAGCCGCGTCGGCGCAGTCGGCTTCTGCCGCTCAGGCCGAGGAGCCTGTGGACGCCGCTGCCCAGGCCCCTGCCGCCGCCGACACCGTGGGCGAGAACGCCGCCTACGTCACACCGCTCGTGCGCCGCCTGGCCCGCGAGAAGGGTGTCGACCTCTCGCAGGTCACCGGCACCGGAGTGGGCGGACGCATCCGCAAGCAGGATGTCGAGGCGGCCGCGAAGAGCGCTCCCGCCGCGGCCCCCGCTGCACAGTCCGGCGCACCGGCCGCCGCGTCCAAGGCTCCGTTCAAGGTCGAGATCCCCGAGGAGGTCGCGAAGCTGCGCGGCACCACGGAGAAGGCTTCGCGCATCCGCCAGACCATCGCCAAGCGCATGAGCGAGTCCCTCGATGTCTCTGCTCAGCTCACGCAGGTCATCGAAGTGGATATGTCTCGCGTCGTGAAGCTGCGCAAGGCCAACAAGGAGGCATTCCAGGCCAAGCACGGTTCGAAGCTGACCTATCTGCCGTTCTTCGCGAAGGCCATCGTCGAGGCGCTTCAGGTGCACCCGAAGGTCAACGCGCAGTACGATCTCGAGTCGCAGCAGATCACCTACTTCGATCACGAACACCTGGCCGTCGCGGTCGACACTCCGCGCGGACTGCTCGTTCCCGTGATCAAGGATGCCGGTGATCTCAGCGTGGCGGGCCTGTCCAAGGCCATCGATGATGTCGCTGACCGGACCCGCAACAACAAGATCATGCCGGATGAGCTCTCGGGCGGAACGTTCACGGTGACCAACATCGGTTCCGTCGGCGCGCTGTTCGACACGCCGATCATCAACCAGCCGCAGATGGGCATCATCGGCACGGGTGCGATCGTGCGTCGCCCCATCGCCGTGAAGACGGTCGACGGCGACGAGGCGATCGCCATCCGTGACATGGTGTACCTGCCGTTGACCTACAACCACCAGCTGGTCGACGGTGCGGATGCGGGACGTTTCCTGCAGACGATCAAGGCACGTCTGGAAGAAGGCAACTTCGAGGCCGATCTCGACCTCTGA
- the lipB gene encoding lipoyl(octanoyl) transferase LipB, whose protein sequence is MPLATETLGFAPVLSDYRQTWELQKKYHDDVLAGDRPSTILLLEHSPVYTAGKRTEDFERPTDGTDVIDVDRGGKITWHGPGQLVAYCIYKLNDPKEVRLFVSQLEDAMIRLLSEYGIEATTIEGRAGVWLPDDGLRRDRKIGAIGIRIHEGVTMHGLALNCSNDLGAYESIIPCGITDADTTTISAELGRTVTPEDVAQRLDEILHETITA, encoded by the coding sequence ATGCCCCTGGCCACAGAAACGCTCGGGTTCGCCCCTGTCCTCTCGGACTATCGGCAGACTTGGGAATTGCAGAAGAAGTACCACGACGACGTGCTCGCAGGTGACCGTCCTTCGACGATCCTGCTCCTCGAGCATTCACCGGTCTACACGGCCGGCAAGCGCACCGAGGACTTCGAGCGGCCCACCGACGGCACCGATGTCATCGACGTCGACCGCGGCGGGAAGATCACCTGGCACGGACCCGGACAGTTGGTCGCCTACTGCATCTACAAGCTCAACGATCCCAAAGAAGTCCGCCTCTTCGTGTCCCAGCTCGAGGACGCGATGATCCGACTGCTCTCCGAATACGGGATCGAAGCGACCACGATCGAGGGACGTGCCGGCGTCTGGCTGCCAGACGACGGTCTCCGACGCGACCGCAAGATCGGCGCCATCGGAATCCGCATCCACGAAGGCGTGACGATGCACGGTCTGGCGCTCAACTGCAGCAACGACCTCGGCGCCTACGAATCCATCATCCCCTGCGGGATCACCGACGCCGACACCACGACCATCAGTGCCGAACTCGGCCGCACGGTCACTCCCGAGGACGTGGCACAGCGACTCGACGAGATCCTGCACGAGACCATCACCGCATAG